In Kangiella profundi, one DNA window encodes the following:
- the mtaB gene encoding tRNA (N(6)-L-threonylcarbamoyladenosine(37)-C(2))-methylthiotransferase MtaB, with amino-acid sequence MQVHLSALGCRLNEAELQNWAKSFQRLGLSLTSEADAADLIVLNTCAVTAEAARKSRQTVRRFHRANPQARKVVTGCYASLEPEEVAQIMGVDLVVANEDKDVLVEQAKQLLDIPAMPEFATEPGESALFARNRERAFIKIQDGCRYRCTYCIVTVARGEEKSRTIQDLIDEINQLHAEGVQEIVLAGVHVGGYGSDIDSSLYKLVETVLAETEMPRIRFASVEPWDLGENFFELFANPRLMPHMHLPIQSGADSVLRRMSRRCKTSSFSELVHQARTQVPGFNVTTDVIVGFPGETDEEFEQTMQYIEEVGFGHIHIFTYSDREGTKAARLPGKISKEVKKERSHRLHELAAKLKAKELEQQVGMTVPVLWESSNQYTEDGNQRYFGYTPNYHKVAVEIPANLSPERLILNTRIDSIDAENGFLNGVIIDEVPQRESPVIAVKTIG; translated from the coding sequence ATGCAGGTACATTTGAGTGCGCTAGGGTGTCGATTGAATGAGGCGGAGCTTCAGAACTGGGCAAAATCGTTCCAGCGTTTGGGTTTATCCCTAACTTCTGAAGCTGATGCTGCAGACCTGATCGTGCTTAATACCTGCGCAGTAACTGCCGAGGCGGCTCGCAAATCTCGTCAGACTGTGCGTCGCTTTCACCGTGCTAATCCTCAGGCTCGTAAAGTAGTTACCGGTTGCTATGCCTCGCTGGAGCCAGAAGAAGTTGCTCAGATCATGGGTGTTGATCTGGTGGTAGCCAATGAAGATAAAGATGTCTTAGTTGAACAGGCCAAACAGCTTCTGGATATTCCAGCTATGCCGGAATTTGCTACTGAACCGGGCGAAAGCGCTCTATTTGCCCGTAATCGCGAACGTGCATTCATTAAAATTCAGGATGGCTGCCGTTATCGCTGTACCTACTGTATTGTCACGGTCGCGCGTGGAGAAGAGAAAAGCCGTACGATTCAGGATCTGATTGATGAAATTAACCAGTTACACGCCGAAGGTGTTCAGGAAATCGTATTGGCAGGAGTGCATGTAGGTGGTTATGGTTCAGATATTGATAGTAGCTTGTATAAACTAGTAGAAACAGTATTGGCGGAAACCGAAATGCCAAGAATTCGCTTTGCTTCCGTAGAGCCATGGGATCTGGGCGAAAACTTCTTTGAGCTATTTGCTAATCCACGATTAATGCCACACATGCATTTACCTATTCAAAGTGGAGCGGATAGCGTTTTAAGACGCATGTCTCGTCGCTGCAAAACCTCATCCTTTAGCGAGTTGGTTCATCAGGCAAGAACTCAGGTTCCAGGCTTTAATGTCACTACCGATGTCATTGTTGGCTTCCCCGGTGAAACCGATGAAGAGTTCGAACAAACCATGCAATACATCGAAGAAGTAGGTTTTGGTCATATTCACATCTTTACTTATTCAGACCGTGAGGGTACCAAGGCCGCGCGTCTGCCCGGCAAGATTAGTAAAGAAGTTAAGAAGGAGCGAAGCCATCGTTTGCATGAGTTGGCGGCAAAATTGAAAGCGAAGGAGCTTGAACAGCAGGTGGGTATGACAGTACCAGTGTTGTGGGAAAGCTCTAACCAGTATACAGAAGATGGTAATCAGCGTTATTTTGGTTACACACCCAACTACCATAAAGTTGCAGTTGAAATTCCAGCTAACCTCAGCCCTGAGCGCTTAATATTGAATACCCGAATTGATAGTATCGATGCTGAAAATGGTTTCTTGAATGGAGTAATAATTGACGAAGTTCCACAAAGAGAATCACCAGTCATTGCTGTAAAAACAATCGGCTAA
- the barA gene encoding two-component sensor histidine kinase BarA yields MKDWGISKRIMTLALTPTILVALLLGTLFISNHINDSKYSLTARGKTIATHLALASEYGLITLDEKNLAEMAQAARDNDKDLIAVAIFDQNNRVLASVGSAETLSVMSIDNPYSLARSGSSNNLMRFARTAESEQGKLFYAPIISKFPETYESWQNYSQANAQLLGYVAVMMTDEFSAISRYNTVLTTLFITLIGLLIGGFLARRMSMSVTTPIEKMVEGINRIKDGRLDTRIESEASAELLTLQEGINLMAENMEHNQDEMQLAVDQATEDLRETLETLEVNNLELDIARRQALEASRVKTEFLANMSHEIRTPMNGVIGFTELLLKTELNNKQKDFLFDIKRSATSLLSIIDDILDYSKIEAGKMSFERYPFDLRECVDDIFRMLGPNANKKGIELVSLIYSDVPKALLGDPIRIKQIITNLVNNAIKFTKSGSVELYAEVESENKKGLKLKIQVKDSGIGLTQDQQRNLFKAFSQADSSTKREFGGTGLGLVISKSLVEKMGGNIGVNSTQGEGSTFWFTLQCERTDALPEDGLTGEFLANKSVLVFDPHPSTRLSITQILEEWGMLVRSFDKIDDLMTEIDLYSQSGKSIELIIIGGQRFRRRQQQLEYICNKAQTQLYCPVITFTTAGNADFLEHLHSIGVNRAMTKPVTHRALYNSLIELLKTPSIHSSKEPAEVPVGDASLLKDLYVLAVDDNPANLRLVTTLLQDLNIKVDAAESGMQAVSLSKNKVYDAILMDIQMPEMDGLEATRTIRANRTNLNTPIIALTAHAMASEREQLLEAGMDDYMTKPVSEQALVNLLLKWTQAASDINPTPTQEQESEDENRNQSLDWSLSLKLANNNEQLAIDMLKMLVDSNFETGRNIHAAYQSQDFDQLLQHVHKLHGASCYVGTPKLKHLSNVYETLLKKQQYNKLEELHEQLLAELEVINKEAERFLKPEKPETADN; encoded by the coding sequence ATGAAAGATTGGGGAATCAGTAAACGTATTATGACATTGGCGTTAACGCCAACCATTTTGGTTGCCCTGTTACTGGGAACCCTCTTCATCAGTAACCATATTAACGACAGTAAATATTCGCTAACTGCACGTGGAAAAACTATTGCAACTCACCTGGCATTAGCAAGTGAATATGGTCTAATTACCCTCGACGAAAAAAACCTTGCCGAAATGGCGCAAGCTGCACGTGATAATGACAAGGACCTAATAGCTGTTGCAATTTTTGATCAGAACAACCGCGTATTAGCTTCTGTTGGCTCCGCAGAGACTCTCAGTGTGATGAGCATTGATAATCCTTATTCTCTGGCTCGCTCTGGTTCATCTAATAATTTAATGCGTTTTGCCCGAACCGCTGAAAGCGAACAGGGCAAATTGTTTTACGCTCCCATCATTTCAAAGTTTCCTGAGACATATGAATCCTGGCAGAACTATAGCCAGGCCAACGCACAGCTTCTAGGCTATGTCGCGGTAATGATGACTGATGAATTTTCTGCAATCAGCCGCTATAACACCGTTCTTACAACTCTATTCATTACCTTGATTGGTTTGCTGATTGGTGGTTTTTTGGCGCGCAGAATGTCTATGAGTGTTACTACTCCGATTGAGAAAATGGTTGAGGGCATTAATCGCATCAAAGATGGCCGTTTGGATACTCGCATTGAATCAGAAGCAAGCGCTGAACTGCTTACCCTGCAGGAAGGTATCAACCTGATGGCTGAAAATATGGAGCACAATCAGGATGAGATGCAGCTGGCGGTTGATCAGGCCACTGAAGATTTACGCGAAACACTGGAAACCCTTGAGGTTAACAACCTCGAACTGGATATCGCTAGACGTCAGGCGCTGGAAGCCAGTAGAGTTAAAACCGAATTCCTGGCCAACATGAGCCATGAAATTCGTACCCCGATGAACGGTGTTATTGGCTTTACCGAACTCTTGTTAAAAACTGAGCTTAACAATAAACAGAAAGACTTCCTGTTTGATATTAAACGCTCAGCTACCAGCCTCTTATCAATTATTGATGACATTCTTGACTACTCGAAAATCGAGGCGGGCAAGATGTCCTTTGAACGCTATCCATTCGACTTACGCGAATGTGTTGACGACATTTTTCGAATGCTTGGCCCGAACGCCAACAAAAAAGGTATTGAGCTGGTATCACTAATTTATTCAGATGTGCCTAAAGCACTTCTTGGTGATCCAATTCGTATCAAACAGATCATTACCAATCTGGTTAACAACGCTATCAAGTTTACCAAGTCTGGCAGCGTTGAGCTTTATGCTGAAGTAGAGTCAGAAAACAAAAAGGGACTTAAGCTTAAAATTCAGGTCAAGGACTCAGGCATTGGTCTGACACAGGATCAACAACGTAACCTGTTTAAAGCCTTTAGCCAGGCCGACAGCTCGACCAAGCGCGAATTCGGTGGCACTGGACTGGGACTGGTGATATCTAAATCACTGGTCGAGAAAATGGGCGGCAATATTGGCGTTAACAGTACCCAGGGCGAAGGTTCCACTTTCTGGTTCACCCTGCAGTGCGAACGAACTGATGCTTTACCAGAAGATGGTCTAACTGGTGAGTTTCTTGCCAACAAATCGGTGCTGGTATTTGACCCTCACCCATCAACTCGCTTGTCTATTACTCAGATTCTTGAGGAATGGGGAATGCTGGTCCGCTCCTTTGATAAAATTGATGATTTGATGACAGAAATTGATCTCTACAGTCAAAGCGGTAAAAGCATTGAATTAATCATTATCGGCGGCCAACGTTTCCGTCGCCGCCAACAGCAGCTCGAATATATTTGTAACAAAGCACAGACACAACTTTACTGCCCAGTCATTACATTCACCACAGCTGGCAACGCAGATTTCCTTGAGCATTTACACTCAATAGGTGTAAACCGAGCCATGACCAAGCCGGTCACCCACCGAGCTCTTTATAACTCTTTAATCGAGCTATTGAAAACGCCTTCGATACACTCCAGCAAGGAACCTGCTGAAGTACCGGTAGGTGATGCCAGTTTATTAAAAGATCTCTATGTACTGGCAGTTGATGATAACCCTGCGAATTTGCGTCTGGTCACCACCCTGCTCCAGGATCTCAACATCAAAGTTGATGCAGCAGAAAGTGGCATGCAGGCAGTATCACTGAGTAAAAACAAAGTTTACGACGCGATCCTAATGGATATTCAGATGCCGGAAATGGACGGACTGGAAGCCACTCGTACTATCCGCGCGAATCGTACTAACCTCAATACTCCAATCATTGCTTTGACCGCCCATGCCATGGCGAGTGAACGCGAGCAGCTATTAGAAGCCGGTATGGATGACTACATGACCAAGCCTGTTTCAGAACAGGCCTTAGTTAACCTGCTATTGAAATGGACTCAGGCAGCTTCTGATATCAATCCAACTCCAACTCAAGAACAAGAGAGCGAGGACGAAAACCGTAATCAATCTCTGGACTGGAGTTTAAGCTTAAAGCTGGCCAACAATAATGAGCAACTAGCCATAGATATGCTGAAAATGCTAGTAGACTCAAACTTTGAAACGGGTCGTAATATTCATGCCGCCTACCAATCTCAGGACTTTGATCAATTATTGCAACATGTACACAAACTCCATGGTGCCAGTTGCTATGTCGGCACACCAAAGCTAAAGCACCTCAGTAATGTTTATGAGACCCTTCTCAAAAAACAACAATACAACAAGCTTGAAGAGTTACACGAACAGCTGTTAGCAGAACTTGAAGTCATCAACAAAGAAGCCGAGCGATTCCTGAAACCTGAAAAACCGGAAACAGCTGATAACTAA